One Spinacia oleracea cultivar Varoflay chromosome 4, BTI_SOV_V1, whole genome shotgun sequence DNA segment encodes these proteins:
- the LOC110787836 gene encoding shikimate O-hydroxycinnamoyltransferase, whose translation MDVKVKECTMVCPANETPRHNLWLSTIDLVGRTPYAHNQIMYIYRQNEDQNVSKYFNAEILKESLSRVLVPFYPVAGRLKKNEKNGRIEIDCNAAGALFVDVETWHSLDEFGDFKSSNEFRKLVLHPWDYSGGLSSFPLLLARVTRFKCGGVCIVFSIHHQATDGIAFAYLINSWSRLARGLDLDVHPFHDRVIYLGPRHPPQIKFRHLEYEPPLPPISPKGFAGETSTTKECLFKLSKPQINALNLQANSPSEEKEKHHSYKLSNYEVLAAHVWRTACKARDLANDQLVKLYIPTDGRSRLKDPTPLPQGYVGNVIFYTACIAKTRDITCKPLWYAAGKVHEALKNVENVEYLRSAVDYLESQPDLTPIVRGAHTVTCPNLTINSFGRLPFYEADFGWGKPEFAGHSKLRYEGQTIIVPSPIRDGSYSVNINLFAVHMPLFRKYFYDVGNLPNKL comes from the exons ATGGATGTGAAAGTGAAGGAATGCACCATGGTGTGCCCGGCAAACGAGACGCCGAGGCATAATCTTTGGCTATCAACCATAGACTTGGTGGGTCGAACGCCATATGCACATAACCAAATTATGTACATTTATCGTCAAAATGAAGATCAAAATGTGTCAAAATATTTTAACGCGGAAATCCTAAAGGAGTCTCTAAGTAGAGTTTTAGTGCCATTCTATCCAGTGGCAGGCAGACtaaaaaagaatgaaaagaatgGTAGAATCGAGATTGATTGCAATGCAGCGGGAGCGTTATTTGTTGATGTAGAAACATGGCACTCTCTTGATGAGTTTGGTGACTTTAAGTCTAGTAATGAGTTTCGCAAATTGGTACTCCACCCCTGGGACTACTCTGGTGGTCTCTCatcattccctttgttgttgGCACGAGTAACCCGCTTCAAATGCGGGGGTGTGTGTATTGTCTTTAGCATACACCACCAAGCAACTGACGGCATTGCATTTGCATACTTGATTAACTCATGGTCAAGACTTGCTAGGGGTCTTGACCTTGATGTTCATCCCTTTCATGATAGGGTTATCTACCTAGGTCCACGTCATCCGCCCCAGATCAAGTTCCGCCATTTGGAGTATGAGCCACCCTTGCCACCTATATCACCCAAAGGTTTTGCAG GTGAGACTTCAACGACGAAGGAATGTCTGTTTAAActttcaaaacctcaaattaATGCATTAAACCTCCAAGCAAACTCTCCAagtgaagaaaaagaaaaacaccaTAGCTACAAACTGAGTAATTACGAGGTACTAGCTGCGCACGTGTGGCGAACAGCATGCAAAGCACGTGACTTAGCAAATGATCAATTAGTGAAGCTTTACATTCCAACTGATGGACGGTCAAGATTGAAGGATCCAACACCACTACCACAAGGGTATGTAGGGAATGTAATTTTCTACACTGCATGTATTGCGAAAACACGTGATATCACGTGCAAGCCACTATGGTACGCCGCAGGTAAAGTACACGAAGCTCTAAAGAACGTGGAGAATGTGGAGTACTTAAGATCAGCCGTGGATTACTTGGAATCACAGCCAGATCTAACGCCTATAGTTCGTGGGGCCCACACAGTTACATGTCCGAACCTAACAATAAACTCTTTTGGTAGGCTCCCATTTTACGAAGCGGATTTTGGTTGGGGCAAGCCGGAGTTTGCAGGTCATAGTAAGCTGAGATATGAGGGTCAAACTATCATTGTTCCAAGCCCAATTAGGGATGGTAGCTACTCGGTCAACATTAATCTTTTTGCCGTGCACATGCCTCTCTTCCGGAAATACTTCTACGACGTTGGAAACCTACCCAACAAACTATAG